GCTCTGTTGTTTGAATTTTAAACTGGATATTTAAAATAGGTCTTTGCTCGTTTTCTTCAAATTCGCCATACATTGTTGGTATTAGCGTGTCTGAGATATAGACGTTTTTAGCGGTTGTGTTTATGACGTAGTCTTGGGTTAGTTGCTGATAAGTGGTGCTTAGTGGAAGGGGCAACCAAATTCTTGAGTTTTTGCCCTTTTCAAGAAGCTGGTGTTTAAAATTTACGTCGAAATTTCTAACTACTGGGTTTGCTGGCTCGTCGCTAGCTAGAGTGACACTTGGAAGCAGACTTGCTGCACCTAAAAAACTACTGAATTTAAAAAAATCTCTTCTTTGCATAAAATGCCTTTTTGCTTAATCTTAGCCAAACTTGGCTCTAAAACTGCCTGCTATTCTAGCATAAAATTTTTATTTATGATAAAATCCGCCACATGAAAAAGATTATATTTTTAGGCTTTATAGCGCTATTTTGCAATGGTTGTCTTTATATGAATGAGCGTGGAGTTTCGACGCAATATTATAATGATTGTAAAGAGTATTATGACGCGACTGGCACCTACCAAAAAGAGTGTCCGCACAACATCGTCGACTGGAAATAGCGTGGATCTTAGCAAATTTAACGAGCAACAAAAGCAAATTTTAAATAGGATAGAAAATTTAGCAAATTTTGATTGCGAATTTAGCCTTAGTGAGAGCGTAAATGTCAAATTTAAAGAGCTGGACGCTGCAAGCAAAGATGAAATTTACAACCTCGCCCTTAGCCTAAAGCCTTGGCGAAAAGGGCCATTTTTACTTGATGATATATATATAGATAGCGAGTGGCAAAGTTTTATTAAATTTAATATCCTTGCCCCACACCTAAATTTAGCTGGCAAGTGCGTGGCTGACGTGGGTTGCAACAATGGATATTATATGTTTAAGATGCTTGAGTACGGCCCAAAAAGCATAACTGGCTTTGACCCTAGCGTGCATACATATTTGCAATTTGCTTTTTTAAATAAATTTATCCGCTCAAATATCGCTTACGAGCTTCTTGGAGTAGAGAGCTTGCCTGAATACGCAGCGAAATTTGACACCATTTTTTGCCTTGGTGTGATATACCACAGAAGCGATCCTATAAAGATGCTAAAAGAGCTAAAAACCGCGCTAAATCCTGGTGGCGAGCTATTTTTAGACACGATGTATATAGATATGGATGGCGACTTTGCTCTAAGCCCAAAGGATAGATACTCAAAAATTCCAAATATCTACTTTGTGCCAACGCTTAGCGCACTTGAAAACTGGTGCGAGAGGGCTAAATTTAAGGACTTTAGCTTGCTTGATACAAAGGCGACTGATCTAAATGAGCAGCGAAAAACGCAGTGGATAGATGGCGAAAGTCTTGGAAATTTCTTAGACCCAGACGATAATACAAAGACCATCGAGGGCTACCCAGCTCCAAAAAGAGCCTACGTGAGAGTTAAAATTTAAGGATAAATATGGCAGATGAAAATATTTTTGAAGCAAAAGACGAATCGCAAATAATCCTCCCAGAGGACGAAAACCCGTTAAGAAACGAGATAAAAACAGCACCTTTAACAAAGCTAAATTTTAGTGGAACGGCATTTTTACTTGAGAAAAATCACGCAAAAACTAGATTTTTTACCACAGCTGACATGGTGAGCGATGCTGAAGGGCTCATACATAGCGGTTTTGTCTTCATGGGGGCAAACTACGCAGCACTTTTAGCTATAAATGAAGAATTTTGCGTTAGCATCGGAGCTAGGATAAATTTCTTTGGACCGCTAAAGCTTGGCGATGTGGTCGAATTTGACGCACAAGCAAGGTTTGAAGAGAGCAGAAAAAGAGAGGTAAAAGTGATAGGCTACGTAAAAGAGATCAAGATATTTGAGGGCGTCTTTCAGCTAGTCACGCTTGAAGAGCATATCTTTGTCACTCAGCAAAAAAATATCCAAAAAGAAGCCGCTATAAGACAAAAGAAAGAGCGCGAAGAGGCGCAGGCTAAAAACAACGGCTAAATTTAACTGATGAGATATAAATTCTCATCTTTTACTTCAAATAAATTCAAATTTTAAAAGAGAAATTTTATCCTAATATCTCAATTTGGTAAACGATCGGTAACAAATTTTTGAAAATTTAGTGAATTTTAAGCTTAAAAATTAATTTTATGTGTTAATATCCTTTCAAAACTTTTTTATCAAAAGGAGATTTAGATGAAACTTACAAAAGTTAGCTTAGCTGCTTTGGTTGCTTTAGGTGCATTTTCAAGCGTTGCAAGTGCAACTCCACTTGAAGAAGCTATAAAAAATGTAGATCTTTCAGGATTTGCAAGATATCGTTATACAAATGATTTTATAAAAAATTCAAACCAAAATAGTACAGTAAAAAATAGTGGTGCTGGTCATGCTTTTAGAATGCAAACAGCATTTAAAGCTGCGATAGATGATAACTTCTTTGGTGTATTAAATTTAAGATATGATCTAACTGATGATTCTGGTGATAAAAACGCTGCTGGAACAGATAAAACATACACAACAGGAACATTTGGTGTTTATGAGATGTATCTAGGCTATAAAGTAGGTAACACTGCTATTACAGCTGGTAAACAACTATTAGGTACTTTCTTTGATGACAAAGATGTAGCTGGCACAGGTCTAAAAGTAATAAATACTGACGTACCAGGTCTTACTTTAGCTGCAGCTGCATTTGATGCAGTACAAGGTGACGGTACAGAGTTGGATGGTCCGCTACTAAAAACAACACTTGCAGGAAGCATCAGTGACGCTCCTGGCAATATATACTATTTAGGTGCAGCTGGCAGCTATGATCCAGTATCATTTAAAGCAGCTATTGCAAATGTTCAAGAAGTAGCTACACTTTACGGTGCTGATGCTGGTGTAAGCTTTAATGTAACTGATGATGTAAATCTAAACTTAAAAGGTCAATTTGTTCACAATGACTCAGATCACAAAGATGTAGCTGATGCTAACTTCTGGGCAGTTCAAGCTGGCACAAAACTATTTGGTGCTAAACTTAACGCTGGTTATTTAGATTTTGATGCTAAGAACAAAGACAATAATAAAATTTCATTTGCAACACTTGATGCAAATGGCGAACTTATCAACCCAGCAAAAATCCTAAATGGTGTAATGAGTGGTGGCAAGCAATACTACAATAACATCAAAGGAAACAACGACTACTGGTTTGTTACAACTGGATATGATATAGATAAATTTGGCTTTGGTGCTGGATATACTCAAGGTAAAGGCTATAGCTGGGCTCTTAGTAAAGAGAGAGCAAAAAGAAGCGAATGGTCTCTTGATGCTAGCTACAAATATAGCAAAAAACTTACATTCCTTTCTTGGTATGCAGCTGCTAAAGATAAAAAAGACGGCGAAAGCTACAAACAAAATCGTATCAGATTTGAAGCAAAATATAGCTTCTAAAAACATTTATCCGAGCGAGCTTTCGCTCGGATCTTCTCAACTTCTCAATACTTAATCAAAATCAGCAAATATAACCAATAAAATTTATATAATGCCAAACAAAAAAAGGCAAAAAATGTATCTTTTCTCTCTCATTACGCATTTAGTTTGCGCCATTATCTTTATAGGATATGTATTTTTTGATGTTTGCATATATCCATTTGCCAAAAAAACGATAAATCCACAAACCCTTGAAGCTGTCAAAAAGGCTTACACAAAAGGCAGTGCAAAGGTTTTTGGCACGGCATTTTTACTACTTTTGATAAGCGGAGCTTTTATGGCAAAGGACTATCTTGGAGGCGAGCATGGTTGGTGGCAAAGCAACTTTCAAAAGCTCTTGCTAGCAAAAATCGCAGTTTTGCTTCTCATGTGCCTTGTCACTTTCATCTCTATTTTTAATGTCACTATCTTAAAAAAGCCAGATCCATTTGGTAAATTTTCGCACCACATAGCCCTTGTGCTTTGTCTGATAATGGTCATTCTGGCAAAACTTATGTGGTGGGTTTAGCAGTAAAATTTGGCTGTAAATTTAAGCCCAAATTTGCAGCCAAGTCTAATTTTCAGTCGATACTTTTTAGCTTATCCTTATTTAGCCCCTCTTCTATGCGCTTGATCTCCTCACTTCCATCTCTTACGACGCTTTTGTCGTATTTTAGATACTCATCTATCTTTTTTGGATATTCGACGTGAGTTAGGATAAATTTAAAGACATTTAACCTCGCCTCTTTTTTATTGTCACTTGAGACGATCACCCACGGCGAGATGCTATTGTGAGAGGCTAGCAGCATCGAGTATTTGGCGATGGAGTACTGATCCCAAAGCTCTTGCGCTTTTTGATCTACTGGAGAGATCTTAAACTGCTTTAGTGGGTCATTTAGACGCT
This genomic stretch from Campylobacter concisus harbors:
- a CDS encoding major outer membrane protein; its protein translation is MKLTKVSLAALVALGAFSSVASATPLEEAIKNVDLSGFARYRYTNDFIKNSNQNSTVKNSGAGHAFRMQTAFKAAIDDNFFGVLNLRYDLTDDSGDKNAAGTDKTYTTGTFGVYEMYLGYKVGNTAITAGKQLLGTFFDDKDVAGTGLKVINTDVPGLTLAAAAFDAVQGDGTELDGPLLKTTLAGSISDAPGNIYYLGAAGSYDPVSFKAAIANVQEVATLYGADAGVSFNVTDDVNLNLKGQFVHNDSDHKDVADANFWAVQAGTKLFGAKLNAGYLDFDAKNKDNNKISFATLDANGELINPAKILNGVMSGGKQYYNNIKGNNDYWFVTTGYDIDKFGFGAGYTQGKGYSWALSKERAKRSEWSLDASYKYSKKLTFLSWYAAAKDKKDGESYKQNRIRFEAKYSF
- a CDS encoding trehalose-6-phosphate synthase → MYLFSLITHLVCAIIFIGYVFFDVCIYPFAKKTINPQTLEAVKKAYTKGSAKVFGTAFLLLLISGAFMAKDYLGGEHGWWQSNFQKLLLAKIAVLLLMCLVTFISIFNVTILKKPDPFGKFSHHIALVLCLIMVILAKLMWWV
- a CDS encoding thioesterase, whose translation is MADENIFEAKDESQIILPEDENPLRNEIKTAPLTKLNFSGTAFLLEKNHAKTRFFTTADMVSDAEGLIHSGFVFMGANYAALLAINEEFCVSIGARINFFGPLKLGDVVEFDAQARFEESRKREVKVIGYVKEIKIFEGVFQLVTLEEHIFVTQQKNIQKEAAIRQKKEREEAQAKNNG
- the cmoB gene encoding tRNA 5-methoxyuridine(34)/uridine 5-oxyacetic acid(34) synthase CmoB codes for the protein MDLSKFNEQQKQILNRIENLANFDCEFSLSESVNVKFKELDAASKDEIYNLALSLKPWRKGPFLLDDIYIDSEWQSFIKFNILAPHLNLAGKCVADVGCNNGYYMFKMLEYGPKSITGFDPSVHTYLQFAFLNKFIRSNIAYELLGVESLPEYAAKFDTIFCLGVIYHRSDPIKMLKELKTALNPGGELFLDTMYIDMDGDFALSPKDRYSKIPNIYFVPTLSALENWCERAKFKDFSLLDTKATDLNEQRKTQWIDGESLGNFLDPDDNTKTIEGYPAPKRAYVRVKI